In Candidatus Limnocylindria bacterium, one DNA window encodes the following:
- a CDS encoding permease-like cell division protein FtsX, whose amino-acid sequence MRRLGYVLSAAGQGFWRNPVMSLASTFTVTLMLLLFAFFLTADRGLQAAVGVLESKVELASFLDDNAKVSEILALKARIEGDPAVSRVEYVTREQALKRLQDISERRKDFVLANVDANLLPASLEIKLSDARQAKRVGDELRAEIGGGVVADVIDNPQVVDQLLTITRVLSVGGVAILAMMLFVALFVIVNTIRIAVHARRDEIEIMQLVGASDWFVRWPFILEGMLVGALGAVVALSIVFAASGPVTGAMLDFLVTLPISLGPQFAFQLAASVLGVALLVGAGGATLSVRSHLAK is encoded by the coding sequence ATGAGACGCCTCGGTTACGTTCTCAGCGCCGCGGGTCAGGGCTTCTGGCGCAACCCGGTCATGAGCCTTGCCTCGACATTCACGGTCACGCTGATGCTGTTGCTCTTCGCGTTCTTCCTCACGGCCGACCGGGGTCTGCAGGCCGCGGTGGGTGTGCTCGAGTCGAAGGTCGAGCTCGCATCCTTCCTCGACGACAACGCGAAGGTGTCGGAGATCCTCGCGCTCAAGGCACGCATCGAGGGCGACCCTGCGGTGTCGCGCGTCGAGTACGTCACGAGGGAGCAGGCCCTGAAGCGCCTCCAGGACATCAGCGAGCGCCGCAAGGATTTCGTTCTCGCCAACGTGGACGCGAACCTGCTGCCGGCGTCGCTCGAGATCAAGCTGAGCGATGCGCGCCAGGCCAAACGAGTCGGTGACGAGCTGCGCGCCGAGATCGGCGGCGGCGTGGTCGCCGACGTCATCGACAATCCGCAGGTCGTCGACCAGCTGCTCACGATCACTCGCGTCCTGTCGGTGGGCGGCGTGGCGATCCTCGCGATGATGCTGTTCGTTGCGCTCTTCGTGATCGTGAACACGATCCGCATCGCTGTGCACGCGCGCCGCGACGAGATCGAGATCATGCAGCTCGTCGGCGCCTCCGACTGGTTCGTGCGCTGGCCGTTCATCCTCGAGGGCATGCTGGTCGGCGCGCTCGGTGCCGTCGTGGCGCTCTCCATCGTGTTCGCGGCCTCGGGGCCCGTGACCGGCGCGATGCTCGATTTCCTCGTCACGCTGCCGATCTCTCTTGGTCCCCAGTTCGCATTCCAGCTCGCCGCGAGCGTGCTGGGCGTGGCGCTCCTCGTGGGCGCGGGAGGGGCGACACTGTCGGTGCGCTCCCACCTCGCCAAATGA
- the ftsE gene encoding cell division ATP-binding protein FtsE has product MIALDDVSKRYPNGTFALRDVDLRVDSGDFIFLVGASGAGKSTLIRLVIREELATTGRVVVDGEDVGRMPRSRVHRLRRKVGVVFQDFKLLPRKTVAENVAFALIVTGHEGRLVREETERALSLVGLTARRDHFPSQLSGGEQQRTAIARALVNRPRILIADEPTGNLDPVTSWEIIKLLTRVNELGTTLVMATHNAEIVNALRRRVVHLDHGMVVRDEREGLYAA; this is encoded by the coding sequence TTGATCGCGCTAGACGACGTCAGCAAGCGCTACCCGAACGGGACATTCGCACTGCGCGACGTCGACCTGCGCGTCGACTCCGGCGACTTCATCTTCCTCGTCGGTGCCTCCGGCGCCGGCAAGTCCACGCTGATCCGTCTCGTGATCCGCGAGGAGCTCGCCACGACCGGTCGCGTCGTCGTGGACGGCGAGGACGTGGGACGCATGCCGCGCTCGCGCGTGCATCGCCTGCGCCGCAAGGTCGGCGTCGTGTTCCAGGACTTCAAGCTCCTGCCACGCAAGACCGTCGCCGAGAACGTCGCGTTCGCTCTCATCGTCACCGGCCATGAAGGCCGCCTCGTGCGGGAAGAGACCGAGCGCGCTCTGTCTCTCGTCGGCCTCACCGCGCGTCGCGATCACTTTCCGAGCCAGCTCTCCGGCGGCGAGCAGCAGCGCACCGCCATCGCGCGCGCGCTCGTGAACCGGCCGCGCATCCTCATCGCCGACGAGCCCACCGGCAACCTCGACCCCGTCACGAGCTGGGAGATCATCAAGCTGCTGACCCGCGTGAATGAGCTCGGGACGACGCTGGTCATGGCCACGCACAACGCCGAGATCGTCAACGCGCTCCGCCGTCGCGTCGTGCATCTCGATCACGGCATGGTCGTGCGCGACGAGCGCGAAGGTCTGTACGCGGCATGA
- the gyrA gene encoding DNA gyrase subunit A: protein MQQPGDDRVIGADLEDEMRKAYLDYSMSVIVARALPDVRDGLKPVQRRILYGMHEMGLRNDRPYRKCAAIVGEVMGKYHPHGDVPIYDALVRLAQDFAARYPLVQGQGNFGCFAGDTKVELYNGEQKTLAELVDMAHRGARVDVFTVDAHRNVRIKPMRAPRLVRRNDPVVKVTLEAGAEVVCTPDHRFMLRDGTYREAQQLKPKDQLMPFARSSIPERLHRTGAFPIPASLGQKVAKVEPAGRADVYDLTVDLTQNFALAAGIFVHNSIDDDPPGASRYTEARLAAVSAEILADIEKNTVDFIPNYDNRHQQPTVLPARLPNLLVNGSAGIAVGMATNIPPHNLREVVAATQRLIDDPDLTNDDLCETILGPDFPGGGIIYRFEEEKNVETGKSERIDGIRRAYANGRGRIVMRARAHKEDMKGGREAIVVSELPYAVNKASLIEKIAELVQNKKLQGISDIRDESDREGMRVVIEVKRDDSADRVLNNLFKHTAMQSAFNLNMLALVDQGPRVLSLKEVLQHHVDYRREVIRRRTEFDLTKAKERAHILEGFKIAHDNIDAIIKLIRAHKGQELLLIGKLREGFGLSEAQAKAILEMQLRRLSGLERDKIDQEYEATIKLIAELESILASPRKILALIKADLASLAESYGDDRRTEIRDDVPGQFTDEQLVADEDVVITLSSRNYAKRMPLSTYRAQHRGGRGVIGMQTRDEDDVQHLVIARNHDKLYVFTDRGRVFALKVYELPDASRTAKGTPIQNILEAMQQGERVSALVALRDTTSAEFLMMSTRRGFVKKTALSEYATVRRAGLIAIALRKGDELAWVAACAKDDRVILATRKGKGISFKASDARPMGRSTQGVTGIRLKKGDEVVGMGIARQRTEVLSVTENGYGKRTSVDEFPTQGRGGQGVILASLGPKTGDVAAMQMVDEGSQEILLISTTGVVIRTPLDQIRVLGRPTMGVKVMTTGDAKIASIATFTTTRPTQTQLPVK from the coding sequence ATGCAGCAACCAGGGGACGACCGCGTGATCGGCGCCGATCTCGAGGACGAGATGCGCAAGGCGTACCTCGACTACTCGATGAGCGTCATCGTCGCGCGCGCGCTGCCCGATGTCCGCGACGGGCTGAAGCCTGTTCAGCGGCGGATCCTCTACGGCATGCACGAGATGGGCCTGCGAAACGATCGGCCGTACCGAAAGTGCGCGGCCATCGTCGGCGAGGTGATGGGGAAGTACCACCCCCACGGCGACGTGCCGATCTATGACGCGCTCGTGCGCCTCGCGCAGGACTTCGCCGCGCGCTACCCGCTGGTGCAGGGCCAGGGGAACTTCGGCTGCTTCGCCGGCGACACGAAGGTCGAGCTGTACAACGGCGAGCAGAAGACCTTGGCCGAGCTCGTCGACATGGCGCACCGCGGCGCGCGTGTCGACGTCTTCACCGTCGACGCGCACCGCAACGTGCGCATCAAGCCGATGCGCGCGCCGCGTCTCGTCCGCCGCAACGACCCCGTCGTGAAGGTCACGCTCGAGGCCGGAGCGGAGGTCGTCTGCACGCCGGACCACCGCTTCATGCTCCGTGACGGGACGTATCGCGAGGCGCAGCAGCTCAAGCCGAAGGACCAGCTCATGCCGTTCGCGCGCTCCTCGATCCCCGAGCGGCTCCATCGGACCGGCGCGTTCCCGATTCCAGCGAGCCTGGGGCAGAAGGTCGCGAAGGTCGAGCCGGCCGGCCGCGCCGACGTGTACGACCTGACGGTCGACCTCACGCAGAACTTCGCGCTGGCGGCGGGGATCTTCGTCCACAACTCGATCGACGACGACCCGCCCGGCGCGTCGCGCTACACCGAGGCGCGCCTCGCGGCCGTCAGCGCCGAGATCCTCGCGGACATCGAGAAGAACACCGTTGACTTCATCCCGAACTACGACAACCGCCACCAGCAGCCCACGGTGCTCCCGGCGCGGCTGCCGAACCTTCTCGTGAACGGCTCCGCCGGGATCGCCGTCGGCATGGCGACGAACATACCGCCGCACAACCTGCGAGAGGTCGTCGCGGCGACACAGCGTCTCATCGATGACCCCGACCTCACGAACGACGATCTGTGCGAGACGATCCTGGGACCCGACTTCCCCGGCGGCGGGATCATCTATCGCTTCGAGGAAGAGAAGAACGTCGAGACCGGCAAGTCCGAGCGCATCGACGGCATCCGCCGCGCGTACGCGAATGGCCGCGGTCGCATCGTCATGCGCGCAAGGGCCCACAAAGAGGACATGAAGGGTGGACGCGAGGCGATCGTCGTCAGCGAGCTACCGTACGCGGTCAACAAGGCCTCACTCATCGAGAAGATCGCCGAGCTCGTGCAGAACAAGAAGCTGCAGGGCATCAGCGACATCCGGGACGAGAGCGACCGCGAAGGCATGCGCGTGGTGATCGAGGTGAAGCGCGACGACTCCGCCGACCGCGTGCTGAACAACCTGTTCAAGCACACAGCGATGCAGTCCGCCTTCAACCTGAACATGCTCGCGCTCGTCGACCAGGGACCGCGTGTCCTCTCGCTCAAGGAGGTCCTGCAGCACCACGTCGACTACCGCCGCGAGGTCATCCGCCGGCGGACCGAGTTCGACCTTACGAAGGCGAAGGAGCGCGCCCACATCCTCGAGGGATTCAAGATCGCGCACGACAACATCGACGCGATCATCAAGCTCATCCGCGCACACAAGGGCCAGGAGCTGCTCCTCATCGGCAAGCTCCGCGAAGGATTCGGCCTCTCCGAGGCCCAGGCCAAGGCGATCCTGGAGATGCAGCTCCGCCGCCTATCCGGCTTGGAGCGCGACAAGATCGACCAGGAGTACGAGGCGACGATCAAGCTGATCGCGGAGCTCGAGTCGATCCTGGCGAGCCCGCGGAAGATCCTCGCACTCATCAAGGCCGACCTTGCCTCGCTGGCCGAGTCCTACGGAGACGACCGCCGCACCGAGATCCGCGACGACGTTCCCGGCCAGTTCACCGACGAGCAGCTCGTGGCCGACGAGGACGTCGTCATCACGCTGTCGAGCCGCAACTACGCCAAGCGCATGCCGCTATCGACGTATCGCGCGCAGCACCGCGGCGGCCGCGGCGTCATCGGGATGCAGACACGCGACGAGGACGACGTCCAACACCTCGTCATCGCGCGCAACCACGACAAGCTGTACGTGTTCACCGATCGCGGGCGTGTCTTCGCGCTCAAGGTCTATGAGCTGCCGGACGCCAGTCGGACCGCGAAGGGGACGCCGATCCAGAACATCCTCGAGGCCATGCAGCAGGGCGAGCGCGTCTCGGCGCTCGTCGCGCTGCGCGACACGACCTCAGCTGAGTTCCTGATGATGTCGACGCGCAGGGGCTTCGTGAAGAAGACCGCACTCTCGGAGTACGCGACCGTTCGCCGCGCCGGGCTCATCGCGATCGCGCTCCGCAAGGGCGACGAGCTCGCGTGGGTGGCGGCCTGCGCGAAGGACGACCGCGTGATCCTCGCCACGCGCAAGGGCAAGGGCATCTCGTTCAAGGCCTCCGACGCCCGTCCGATGGGCCGGTCGACGCAGGGCGTGACCGGCATCCGCCTGAAGAAGGGCGACGAGGTCGTCGGCATGGGTATCGCGCGCCAGCGCACCGAGGTCCTGTCGGTGACGGAGAACGGCTACGGCAAGCGCACCTCCGTCGACGAGTTCCCGACCCAGGGACGCGGCGGCCAGGGTGTCATTCTGGCGTCGCTCGGCCCGAAGACCGGCGACGTCGCAGCGATGCAGATGGTCGACGAGGGGAGTCAGGAGATCCTCCTGATCTCCACGACCGGCGTCGTGATCCGCACCCCGCTCGACCAGATCCGCGTCCTCGGCCGGCCTACGATGGGCGTGAAGGTGATGACCACCGGCGACGCCAAGATCGCGTCCATCGCCACGTTCACGACGACACGGCCGACCCAGACGCAGCTCCCTGTGAAATAG
- a CDS encoding PaaI family thioesterase, whose product MARLSELGIDFEHWCFACGRRNESGLHLDFDVSRDRAETQFTPQRQHEGYDGTVHGGIVTALLDETMGWAIFHQGIWGVTARINVTFRQPVPVGEELRVVGEVARKRSRAIETHGTVSRASDGAVLAEADATFLVMPEDRRRELALRYSGTDEAFARVRDAVERERVEQNGKREHLRT is encoded by the coding sequence GTGGCGCGACTGTCGGAGCTCGGCATCGACTTCGAGCACTGGTGCTTTGCCTGCGGCCGCCGCAACGAGTCTGGCCTGCACCTCGACTTCGACGTGTCACGCGACCGCGCCGAGACGCAGTTCACGCCGCAGCGGCAGCACGAGGGATACGACGGCACGGTGCACGGCGGCATCGTCACGGCGCTGCTTGACGAGACGATGGGCTGGGCGATCTTCCATCAGGGCATCTGGGGCGTGACCGCGCGAATCAACGTCACGTTCCGGCAGCCCGTGCCGGTGGGCGAAGAGCTGCGTGTCGTGGGTGAGGTCGCTCGCAAGCGCAGCCGGGCGATCGAGACGCACGGGACCGTGTCGCGCGCGAGCGACGGCGCCGTGCTCGCCGAGGCGGACGCGACGTTCCTCGTGATGCCGGAGGATCGTCGTCGCGAGCTCGCGCTGCGCTACTCGGGTACCGATGAAGCCTTCGCGCGCGTGCGCGACGCGGTCGAGCGAGAGCGGGTCGAGCAGAACGGGAAGAGGGAGCACCTGCGGACGTGA
- a CDS encoding DNA topoisomerase subunit B, whose amino-acid sequence MKTKNGDKTVAGNGNKPPASYSAKDIQVLEGLEAVRRRPGMYIGTTDIRGLHHLVREVLDNSIDEAMNGTCDRIDVWIHKSNDITVADNGRGIPVDKQQQTGKSALEVVHTILHAGGKFGGAGYKVSGGLHGVGVSVVNALSTELVVEVHREGKVWTQTYARGKPTGPVKTVAKPQLPPPPSIEWKEPRLTGTITRFTPDPDVFPIIEWDVAIVEQWLRETGYLNKGLFLALRDERNDTEANYYFDGGIISFVRHLNRSHQALHSKPVYAEKTYENDTVVEVALQYNDSFVEKVYTFANNINTIDGGAHLTGFRTALTRTINAYARKNGQLKDADPNLTADDVREGLTAVISVKIKEPQFEGQTKTRLGNAEVAGQVAAAVNDALGQYLEENPPDARKIVDKCLTAFRAREAARKARDLVLRKGALDGFSLPGKLADCQERDPEKSELIIVEGVSAGGNAKSGRDRRFQAILPLRGKILNVEKARADKMLGNEEIKALIVALGTGIGEYFDAKKLRYGKTILLADADVDGAHIRTLLLTLLYRHFRPLVDEGRIYIGQPPLYRLQLGKEVRWAYSDNQRDKAIKELKALAKAKRDKRTEKGEAEEEKPVKGRRRTAQPAADGNGAADGENAETSTDEGTDDGKGGREPAISRYKGLAEMNAEQLWDTTLNPLTRTLKRVTLEDAEQADFAFDELMGTEVEGRKKWIMANASKAELDI is encoded by the coding sequence GTGAAGACCAAGAACGGCGACAAGACCGTCGCCGGAAACGGCAACAAGCCGCCCGCGTCGTACAGCGCGAAAGACATCCAGGTCCTGGAAGGCCTCGAGGCGGTACGCCGCCGCCCCGGCATGTACATCGGCACGACCGACATCCGTGGTCTGCATCACCTGGTGCGTGAGGTGCTCGACAACTCGATCGACGAAGCCATGAACGGCACGTGCGATCGCATCGATGTGTGGATCCATAAGTCGAACGACATCACGGTCGCGGACAACGGCCGCGGCATCCCGGTCGACAAGCAACAGCAGACCGGCAAGTCCGCACTCGAGGTCGTGCACACGATCCTCCACGCCGGCGGAAAGTTCGGTGGCGCCGGCTACAAGGTCTCGGGTGGACTGCACGGGGTGGGTGTCTCGGTCGTGAACGCGCTGTCGACTGAGCTTGTCGTCGAAGTCCACCGCGAGGGCAAGGTCTGGACGCAGACCTACGCGCGGGGCAAACCCACCGGGCCGGTGAAGACCGTCGCGAAGCCGCAGCTGCCCCCGCCGCCGAGCATCGAATGGAAAGAGCCGCGGCTCACAGGCACGATCACCCGATTCACGCCCGACCCAGACGTGTTCCCGATCATCGAGTGGGATGTCGCGATCGTCGAGCAGTGGCTGCGCGAGACGGGCTATCTGAACAAGGGCCTTTTCCTCGCGCTCCGCGACGAGCGGAACGACACCGAGGCGAATTACTACTTCGACGGCGGCATCATCTCGTTCGTCCGACACCTGAATCGGTCGCACCAGGCACTGCACTCGAAGCCCGTCTACGCCGAGAAGACGTACGAGAACGACACGGTCGTCGAGGTGGCCCTGCAGTACAACGACAGCTTCGTCGAGAAGGTCTACACGTTCGCGAACAACATCAACACGATCGACGGAGGCGCACACCTCACCGGCTTCCGCACCGCGCTCACGCGAACGATCAACGCCTACGCCCGCAAGAACGGCCAGTTGAAGGACGCCGACCCCAATCTCACAGCGGACGACGTTCGCGAGGGCCTCACTGCCGTCATCAGCGTGAAGATCAAAGAGCCGCAGTTCGAAGGTCAGACCAAGACGCGCCTCGGGAACGCCGAGGTTGCGGGGCAGGTCGCCGCCGCGGTGAACGACGCGCTCGGTCAGTACCTCGAGGAGAACCCGCCGGATGCGCGCAAGATCGTCGACAAGTGCCTCACGGCGTTCCGCGCGCGTGAGGCCGCCCGCAAGGCGCGCGACCTCGTCCTGCGAAAGGGCGCGCTCGATGGCTTCTCACTGCCGGGGAAGCTCGCCGACTGCCAGGAGCGCGATCCGGAGAAGAGCGAACTCATCATCGTCGAGGGCGTGTCCGCCGGTGGCAACGCGAAGTCGGGCCGCGACCGGCGATTCCAGGCGATCCTTCCCCTGCGCGGCAAGATCCTGAACGTCGAGAAGGCGCGCGCCGACAAGATGCTCGGCAATGAGGAGATCAAGGCGCTCATCGTCGCGCTGGGCACCGGCATCGGCGAGTACTTCGACGCGAAGAAGCTGCGTTACGGAAAAACGATCCTGCTCGCCGACGCGGACGTTGACGGCGCGCACATCCGCACTCTCCTGCTCACCCTGCTCTACCGGCACTTCCGTCCACTGGTGGATGAGGGCCGCATCTACATCGGCCAGCCGCCGCTGTACCGGCTGCAACTCGGGAAGGAAGTGCGCTGGGCGTACTCCGACAACCAGCGCGACAAGGCGATCAAGGAGCTCAAGGCGCTCGCGAAAGCGAAGCGCGACAAGCGCACTGAGAAGGGCGAGGCTGAAGAGGAAAAGCCGGTGAAGGGCCGGCGTCGCACCGCGCAGCCCGCGGCGGACGGAAACGGCGCCGCCGACGGCGAGAACGCCGAGACGTCGACCGACGAGGGCACCGACGACGGCAAGGGCGGTCGCGAGCCCGCGATCTCCCGGTACAAGGGCCTCGCGGAGATGAACGCCGAACAGCTCTGGGACACCACCCTCAACCCGCTCACGCGCACCCTGAAGCGTGTGACGTTGGAGGATGCCGAGCAGGCCGACTTCGCGTTCGACGAGCTCATGGGCACCGAGGTCGAGGGGCGCAAGAAGTGGATCATGGCCAACGCGTCCAAAGCCGAGCTCGATATCTAG
- a CDS encoding ParB/RepB/Spo0J family partition protein, which translates to MARTGLGRGLDVLLGQSPANASATPTVQPVGTTEILLERIRPNPQQPRSNFAADGISELASSIKRHGVLQPIVVSRDGDGYELVAGHRRVLAARVAGKTTIPAVIRDDVRDRLELALVENLQRADLNAIETARAYKLLMETYDLTQEQVAERVGKSRSQVANMLRTLTAPQPLQDAVMEGKISEGHLRALLSLPLSDALTALATVIARQLSVRDAEALARKMVRPPRRGRSRPRLRGGDPDLAQVTSELRAALGTKVEVLRGRKGGRIAIDYYSDEDFERLYELLVRAGRA; encoded by the coding sequence ATGGCCCGCACTGGTCTCGGACGCGGACTCGACGTGCTTCTGGGCCAATCGCCCGCGAACGCTTCCGCCACGCCGACGGTCCAGCCCGTCGGCACCACAGAGATCCTGCTCGAGCGGATCCGCCCGAATCCGCAGCAGCCACGCAGCAACTTCGCCGCGGATGGGATCTCTGAGCTCGCCTCGTCGATCAAGCGGCACGGCGTCCTGCAACCAATAGTGGTATCACGCGACGGCGATGGCTACGAGCTCGTCGCCGGTCACCGTCGAGTGCTCGCGGCCCGCGTCGCCGGCAAGACGACGATCCCCGCGGTCATTCGCGACGACGTGCGCGACCGACTCGAGCTCGCACTCGTCGAAAACCTGCAGCGCGCCGACCTCAATGCGATCGAGACAGCGCGCGCGTACAAGCTGCTGATGGAAACGTACGACCTCACGCAGGAGCAGGTCGCAGAGCGGGTGGGGAAGTCTCGTTCGCAGGTCGCGAACATGCTCCGGACGCTCACCGCGCCACAGCCTCTCCAGGACGCGGTCATGGAGGGCAAGATCAGCGAGGGCCACCTGCGCGCTCTGCTGTCGCTACCTCTTTCGGACGCACTCACCGCACTTGCGACAGTGATCGCGAGGCAGCTGTCGGTGCGGGACGCGGAGGCGCTCGCACGGAAGATGGTCCGCCCGCCACGGCGCGGGCGATCGCGACCGCGTTTGCGCGGCGGTGACCCCGATCTCGCGCAAGTGACAAGCGAGCTTCGCGCTGCGTTGGGTACGAAGGTGGAGGTCCTGCGCGGCCGCAAGGGCGGTCGCATCGCGATCGATTACTACTCCGACGAGGACTTCGAGCGTCTCTATGAGCTCCTGGTCCGCGCCGGTCGCGCGTGA
- a CDS encoding AAA family ATPase, which produces MTVLVVSNQKGGVGKTTTAISLGAAMVERGQRVLIVDLDPQANATSGLGISKERANGIYGVLLRDRPLAEAVVPTAVAGLDLLPSGPEMAGAEVELVPVMAREYRLRKALREASAYDTVIVDCPPSLGLLTVNALAAGDGVVVPVQCEYYALEGLAQLLDTIEAVRERLNEKLEVLAIVLTMEDRRNRLSMQVIDEVRKHFPKLVARSRIPRTVRLAEAPSHGKPISLYDPQSRAAKAYAELARELITRLKAREPIALTGAIA; this is translated from the coding sequence ATGACGGTCCTCGTGGTGAGCAATCAGAAGGGCGGAGTGGGGAAAACGACCACTGCCATCAGCCTCGGCGCCGCAATGGTCGAGCGCGGCCAGCGGGTCCTGATTGTTGACCTGGACCCCCAAGCGAATGCCACCAGTGGCCTTGGGATCAGCAAGGAGCGAGCGAATGGCATCTATGGTGTGCTGCTTCGAGATCGTCCTCTTGCTGAAGCAGTCGTGCCGACGGCTGTCGCGGGCCTCGACCTCTTGCCTTCAGGTCCGGAGATGGCCGGTGCAGAGGTCGAGCTTGTGCCAGTGATGGCGCGGGAATACCGCCTCCGCAAGGCGCTCCGCGAGGCCTCGGCCTACGACACCGTGATCGTCGACTGTCCGCCCTCGCTGGGTCTGCTGACCGTGAACGCGCTTGCAGCCGGCGACGGCGTGGTCGTCCCGGTGCAGTGCGAGTACTACGCGCTCGAAGGACTGGCGCAGCTGCTCGACACGATCGAGGCTGTGCGGGAGCGGCTCAACGAGAAGCTCGAGGTCCTCGCAATCGTCCTCACCATGGAGGACCGTCGGAATCGCCTCTCCATGCAGGTCATCGACGAGGTCCGCAAGCACTTTCCGAAGCTCGTCGCCCGCTCACGGATCCCACGCACGGTACGCCTGGCGGAGGCGCCGAGCCACGGCAAGCCGATAAGCCTCTACGACCCGCAGTCACGTGCCGCCAAGGCATACGCCGAGCTGGCCCGCGAGCTCATCACCAGGCTCAAAGCGCGCGAGCCGATCGCGCTGACCGGGGCGATAGCCTGA
- a CDS encoding AI-2E family transporter yields MAFAALLILLLWRAGEVVQPFIWGLVVAYVLLPVVGAIERRFSLPRTAAALAVFVALLAIIFGGGRLVIPRVVENAGDLQKNWPVLVANVQQTISNTFDQIGLSDLDDVLIGPNVDDIERQIAAMAQRTALPFAIAFGHFLLEFLVFLIATFLLLRDAPRLYEFVRRNLPGRQRREIVQVLGETNVMLGRYIRGQLFLVLLMSTVTTIALTLLGIPYSVLLGVLTGLLETIPFVGPITAGAIACLVALGHPNPFGWSQLVYVGVVAIMYTILRHAEDYLVIPTVIGRAVRLHPALVIFSLLTGGAVFGLLGIILAVPIAATVRLVLIYVGAKMRDEDPFPQLEVELAEATEAGGDTIEATRVPGRARP; encoded by the coding sequence GTGGCGTTTGCCGCCCTCCTGATCCTGCTCTTGTGGCGGGCCGGCGAGGTCGTTCAGCCCTTCATCTGGGGCCTCGTCGTCGCATACGTCCTGCTACCGGTTGTGGGTGCGATCGAACGGCGGTTCTCCCTCCCGCGGACGGCGGCGGCGCTCGCCGTCTTCGTCGCCCTCCTCGCAATCATTTTTGGCGGCGGTCGCCTGGTGATCCCACGCGTCGTGGAGAACGCGGGAGATCTGCAGAAGAACTGGCCGGTGCTGGTGGCCAACGTCCAGCAGACGATCTCCAACACGTTCGACCAGATCGGCCTCAGCGACCTGGATGATGTGCTCATCGGACCGAACGTGGACGACATCGAGCGGCAGATCGCGGCGATGGCACAGCGGACGGCGCTGCCGTTCGCGATCGCCTTCGGCCACTTCCTGCTGGAGTTCCTCGTGTTCTTGATCGCGACGTTCCTGCTGCTTCGCGACGCCCCACGGCTCTACGAGTTCGTGCGGCGCAATCTGCCCGGGCGCCAGCGCCGTGAGATCGTGCAGGTCCTCGGCGAAACGAACGTGATGCTGGGCCGCTACATTCGGGGGCAGCTCTTCCTCGTGCTGCTCATGTCGACGGTGACGACGATCGCGCTCACGCTTCTCGGCATTCCGTACAGCGTCTTGCTCGGTGTGCTCACCGGTCTTCTCGAGACGATCCCGTTCGTCGGTCCGATCACGGCCGGCGCGATCGCGTGCCTCGTGGCACTCGGTCACCCGAATCCGTTCGGCTGGTCACAGCTCGTGTATGTCGGAGTCGTCGCCATCATGTACACGATCCTCCGACACGCCGAGGACTATCTCGTGATCCCGACGGTCATCGGTCGCGCCGTGCGACTGCATCCCGCGCTAGTGATCTTTTCGCTCCTCACCGGCGGCGCGGTGTTCGGTCTGCTCGGGATCATCTTGGCGGTGCCGATCGCCGCGACGGTGCGGCTCGTGCTCATCTACGTGGGCGCGAAGATGCGCGACGAGGACCCCTTCCCGCAGCTCGAGGTGGAGCTGGCGGAGGCGACCGAGGCCGGCGGCGACACGATCGAGGCGACACGCGTCCCGGGGCGGGCCCGTCCCTAG
- the mreD gene encoding rod shape-determining protein MreD: protein MRFALAIVIPLAAALLQGSVVPFMSVAGARPNLPVLVAASWSVAAGAREAVWWAFVGGLTADLLSGGPLGALALATLVPVAAVGLGESTGRPRSIVGGALLVGVATLGAGLLYLLILLVVGQPLSDPLLLAGGAAAGAIYNGLLAIATYPIARSMRHMTEKQASFGL, encoded by the coding sequence GTGCGCTTCGCGCTCGCCATAGTCATCCCGCTCGCGGCGGCGCTCCTCCAGGGATCGGTGGTGCCGTTCATGTCCGTAGCCGGCGCGCGTCCCAACCTCCCCGTACTGGTGGCCGCCTCCTGGTCGGTCGCCGCCGGCGCGCGGGAGGCTGTTTGGTGGGCCTTTGTCGGCGGACTCACGGCGGATCTGCTTTCCGGCGGCCCGCTTGGCGCGCTCGCCCTGGCGACGCTGGTGCCTGTGGCGGCGGTCGGGCTGGGGGAGAGCACGGGCCGTCCGCGCTCGATCGTCGGCGGAGCCCTCCTCGTCGGCGTGGCGACGCTTGGCGCAGGCCTCCTGTACCTCCTGATCCTGCTCGTCGTCGGACAGCCGCTGTCGGATCCGCTACTTCTCGCCGGTGGAGCGGCTGCCGGTGCGATCTACAACGGCCTCCTCGCGATCGCTACCTATCCGATCGCCAGATCCATGCGCCACATGACCGAGAAGCAGGCATCCTTCGGACTATGA